In Strigops habroptila isolate Jane chromosome 14, bStrHab1.2.pri, whole genome shotgun sequence, one genomic interval encodes:
- the BPTF gene encoding nucleosome-remodeling factor subunit BPTF isoform X5, producing MRGRRGRPPKQQPAAATAQASSPAPPAPAGPIGGLRSRQRGSSRGRWATSAQAETAGPKQKGAAAAQASSPATASPRGGSKRKGGSGSSSTPGGGGSSGKGRGRAGAGGAGGGGGGGSCNSQGRAASSRRSISKVVYDDHESEEEEESMVSEEEEEADPEDNQDSEEEEEEEIMEEEDDDDSDYPEEMEDEDDASYCTESSFRSHSTYSSTPGRRRQRVHRPRSPILEEKDIPPLEFPKSSEDLMVPSEHIMNVIAIYEVLRNFGTVLRLSPFRFEDFCAALVSQEQCTLMAEMHIVLLKAVLREEDTSNTTFGPADLKDSVNSTLYFIDGMTWPEVLRVYCESDKEYHHVLPFQETEDYPYGPVENKIKVLQFLVDQFLTTNIAREELMSEGVIQYDDHCRVCHKLGDLLCCETCSAVYHLECVKPPLEEVPEDEWQCEVCVAHKVPGVTDCVAEIQKNKPYIRHEPIGYDRHRRKYWFLNRRIIIEEDSESEKDKKIWYFSTKIQLAELIECLDKDYWEADLCKTLEEMREEIHRHMDVTEDLTNKARGNNKSFLSAANDEILDTIRARKGEIVEDKTTADDEAEKAKSDVDNDQTDAERSREESGDQDKTEETLTEQDAEKVKTEEATVVGDKSNSVTSSTDDNNTNPSAGETSCSEGKNAMGCQSETLESNNVAEKKVASELPQELSEETGQMIPSNSSSVSAAPLPSDVENSNGSELGSGQNDSIRTPDDAENAERGSQTSEDIGEKSNGERSDSPGAGKGAPGSTRMLTRSRNPDSKLSQMKSQQVAAAAHEANKLHKEGREVLVVNSQGEISRMNTKKEVVMKGNINNYFKLGQEGKYRVYHNQYATNSFALNKHQHREDHDKRRHLSHKFCLTPAGEFKWNGSVHGSKVLTISTLRLTIIQLENNIPASFLHPNWASHRSNWIKAVQMCSKPREFALALAILECAIKPVVMLPIWRESLGHTRLRRMTAIEREEKEKVKKKERKQEEEETMQQATWVKYTFPVKHQVWKQKGEEYRVTGYGGWSWISKTHVHRFLPKLPGNTNANYRKLLPTKSEDEKCNLDKRKGPIKVKPEKDRTKDSHELQAKDKADVSETSEKVQVKEEKSRQEKVEVDTISENLDGARDKVEKEIDGENDKVIKEEPMDVDDVKIESPIKDEDSHCKLDIINVSEGFHLRTCYKRKVKSSKLDGLLERRIKQFTLEEKQRLERMKLEASAKAGGIRSVSPPKNIDELQMRKVKEGSQFDMSSQNQTYISDKTQTEDAEQDCLPISSISCSKTGELDEPSLPLTNRLSKREGQLLDEDSRQSSEGESSIQNDSKENNPEPMTADKCQGQEALGGSESSFVDGLKQKNAEGRIKWDVSETSKKPLKQNLPISRVSQRERENMEPVVTESSCRKDALATLEKTDSEGNSEHQSKDQENNCMLKSHIEPMSSQESEMEEEIASVKSESKSENKVVLHQKSVSKDLEPFKTELISERSLESQTLEHMDGVEADEDLLSSKLTEANGQKKMETRTITKYLDQTNLNSVTDKRNNKDEETETEKEKSAFQMNGKDSDVKALPNDDCSVKDTCETKAGGDAEPKVNNINKSIQEHEIKPLTFKESSVKPFMNGDIMVEDTKDKNNVDSKSRLQSSPELESGESLQPPDEVPKYVQKTEEKRLSPERSAFGTACKENNLNSETESMETEAVEEKKVTPSPVTSCEESSLSSHFADQNGVQTYKMENINGESKIKTVITEVTTTTSTVSTESKTVYKVAETVASNDEKTTVVSSTENCAISTVTTTTTVTKLTTPATDSNVDVVSVQEHSKTVVTTTVTDSLTTPEGTLVTSMTVSKEYSTKDKVKLMKFARPKKTRSGTALPSYRKFVTKSSKKSIFVLPNDDLKKLARKGGIREVPYFNYNAKPALDIWPYPSPRPTFGITWRYRLQTVKSLAGVSLMLRLLWACLKWDDMAAKAPPGGGTTRTETSETEITTTEIIKRRDVGPYGIRSEYCIRKIICPIGVPEAPKETPTPQRKGLRSSALRPKRPETPKQTGPVIIESWVAEEELELWEIRAFAERVEKEKAQAVEQQAKKRLEQQKQIPTVGVSPAVTTSSSTATTVSTPQKVVVGPLTGPVPTGTKVVLTTKVGSPATVTFQQNKNFHQTFATWVKQGQSSTATSTAATSATTIASTGQTFQISGSPVTMAGKVITKLPLPANSKIVAVNVPSTQGGVVQVQQKVLGIIPSTTGASQTFTSFQPRTATVTIRPNTTGTLGTTSTSQVVQGTPLRPGMTVIRTPLQQSTLGKTIIRTPVVVQQGILPASQTQQVVTQIIRGQPVSTAVSSTSTASSSAGQKTVTSSGTPPQQTQPQTTPQPTRPQQGQVKLTMAQLTQLTQGQGGSQGLTVVIQGQGQTTGQLQLIPQGVTVIPGPGQQLMQAAMPNGTIQRFLFTPLPAAATTASTTTTTVSTSTSATGEQKQAPQAQPTSALPPAQLQPQSQQQGQPQVQNQSTQPVLPAQPQAPQPALQPEAQSQPEAQTAASADSPVTPEAQSSKSPVQSPAQTQAQGQSPVQVQSQPQTAILPQGQSQVQPQQPAQVQTTTQQQIQMQPHAPIQIQAQLQQSQPQVQTSVSTLPTTQSLNQVPVQSPTRPQLQLQQPPTKLITVPQLQQQVQVLSQLQSHVVAQIQAQQGSVPQQIKLQLPIQIQQTSPVQAHQIQNVVTVQAASVQEQLQRVQQLREQQQKKKQQQIEFKREHTLQASNQSDIIQKQVVMKQNAVIEHLKQKKTLTPAEREENQRMIVCNQVMKYILDKIDKEEKQAAKKRKREESVEQKRSKQNATKLSALLFKHKEQLKAEILKKRALLDKELQIEVQEELKRDLSKIKKEKEKAQAAAAAAAAAAAAAAAAAAAPPPPPPPLPPPPPQQHAASVTSSSSTTVPMPVSSQKRKREEEKDSSASKSKKKKMISTTSKETKKDTKLYCICKTPYDESKFYIGCDLCTNWYHGECVGITEKEAKKMDVYICNDCKRAQEGSSEELYCICRTPYDESQFYIGCDRCQNWYHGRCVGILQSEADLIDEYVCPQCQSTEDAMTVLSPLTDKDYEGLRRVLRSLQAHKMAWPFLEPVDPNDAPDYYGVIKEPMDLATMEERILKRYYKKVTEFVADMTKIFDNCRYYNPSDSPFYQCAEVLESFFVQKLKGFKASRSHNNKLQSTAS from the exons GTAGGAGAAGACAAAGAGTGCATCGTCCTCGTTCTCCaatattggaagaaaaagatatcCCACCCTTGGAGTTTCCTAAATCCTCAGAGGACTTAATGGTGCCTAGTGAGCATATAATGAATGTTATTGCCATCTATGAGGTACTAAGGAACTTTGGCACTGTTTTACGCCTCTCTCCTTTTCGTTTTGAGGacttctgtgctgctctggtaAGTCAAGAGCAGTGCACACTTATGGCAGAGATGCATAtagtgcttttaaaagcagttttacgTGAAGAAGACACTTCAAATACTACCTTTGGACCTGCTGACCTCAAAGATAGCGTTAATTCCACTTTGTATTTCATAGATGGAATGACGTGGCCAGAGGTTCTGCGGGTATATTGTGAGAGTGACAAGGAATACCATCATGTTCTTCCTTTCCAAGAGACAGAGGACTATCCTTATGGACCAgtagagaataaaatcaaagttCTGCAGTTCTTAGTGGATCAGTTTCTTACAACAAACATTGCACGTGAAGAGTTAATGTCAGAAGGTGTTATTCAGTATGATGATCATTGTAGGGTTTGTCACAAACTTGGGgatttgctttgctgtgaaaCTTGTTCAGCTGTGTACCATTTGGAGTGTGTGAAACCACCTCTTGAAGAGGTACCAGAAGATGAATGGCAGTGTGAGGTCTGCGTAGCACATAAGGTGCCTGGAGTAACTGACTGTGTTGCTGAAatccaaaaaaataaaccatacaTTCGACATGAACCTATTGGATATGACAGGCATAGACGAAAATACTGGTTCCTGAACAGAAGAATCATTAT AGAGGAAGATTCAGAAAGTGAGAAGGATAAGAAAATCTGGTACTTTAGCACAAAGATCCAGCTGGCAGAGCTAATCGAATGCCTAGACAAAGACTACTGGGAAGCTGACCTATGCAAAACTCTGGAAGAAATGCGTGAGGAAATTCATCGGCACATGGATGTGACAGAAGACCTCACTAATAAAGCAAGGGGCAACAACaagtctttcctttctgcagcaaatg ATGAAATTTTGGACACTATCAGagcaagaaaaggagaaatagtgGAAGATAAAACCACAGCAGAtgatgaagcagaaaaggccaAAAGTGATGTTGATAATGACCAGACAGATGCTgagagaagcagggaagaatCTGGAGACCAAGATAAAACTGAGGAAACACTCACTGAGCAAGAtgcagaaaaagtgaaaacagaag AGGCAACAGTCGTTGGGGATAAAAGTAACTCTGTGACATCAAGCACTGATGACAACAACACAAATCCTTCTGCAGGAGAGACTAGTTGCTCTGAGGGGAAGAACGCAATGGGGTGTCAGTCAGAAACCCTTGAGAGCAACAACGTGGCAGAGAAGAAGGTGGCATCAGAGCTCCCTCAGGAACTCTCAG AAGAAACTGGTCAGATGATCCCTAGCAACAGTAGCAGTGTATCTGCTGCACCTCTACCGTCAGATGTTGAAAACAGCAACGGCAGTGAGCTGGGCTCTGGGCAGAACGACTCCATTAGGACTCCTGATGATGCTGAGAATGCAGAGAGGGGATCCCAGACTTCGGAGGACAtag GAGAGAAGTCTAACGGTGAAAGAAGTGATTCTCCAGGCGCAGGAAAAGGCGCGCCAGGTTCGACGCGAATGCTTACGAGATCACGAAATCCAGATAGCAAGTTGAGCCAGATGAAAAGCCAGCAGGTTGCTGCCGCAGCACATGAAGCAAATAAGTTGCATAAAGAAGGCAGAGAG GTTCTGGTGGTCAACTCTCAAGGTGAAATCTCCCGAATGAACACAAAGAAGGAAGTTGTGATGAAAGGAAATATCaacaattatttcaaattagGGCAAGAGGGGAAGTATCGTGTTTATCATAATCAGTATGCCACTAATTCATTCGCATTGAACAAGCACCAGCACAGGGAGGACCATGACAAGAGACGACATCTCTCGCATAAATTCTGTCTGACTCCTGCTGGAGAGTTCAAATGGAATGGGTCTGTACATGGGTCCAAAGTTCTTACCATTTCCACTTTGAGGCTAACTATCATTCAGCTAGAAAACAACATCCCGGCATCATTCCTTCACCCTAACTGGGCTTCCCACAG GTCTAACTGGATTAAGGCTGTTCAGATGTGCAGCAAACCTAGAGAATTTGCACTAGCGCTGGCTATATTGGAGTGTGCAATTAAACCGGTTGTCATGCTGCCAATCTGGCGGGAGTCGTTGGGGCACActag ATTACGCAGAATGACAGCaatagaaagagaagaaaaggagaaagtgaaaaaaaaagagagaaaacaagaagaagaagaaacaatgcAGCAAGCTACGTGGGTGAAATATACATTTCCTGTCAAGCATCAG GTTTGGAAGCAAAAAGGAGAGGAATACAGAGTAACAGGTTAtggtggctggagctggattAGTAAAACACATGTCCACAGATTTCTACCCAAACTGCCTGGAAATACTAATGCAAACTACAGAAAGTTGCTACCAA CAAAGAGCGAAGACGAAAAATGCAACTTGGATAAACGAAAAGGTCCAATTAaggtaaaaccagaaaaagacaGAACAAAGGATTCTCATGAGCTGCAAGCAAAAGACAAAGCAGATGTTTCAGAAACCTCAGAGAAAGTgcaagtgaaagaagaaaagtcacGTCAAGAAAAAGTAGAAGTTGATACAATTTCTGAAAACCTAGATGGTGCAAGAGACAAAG tggaaaaagaaatcgATGGTGAAAATGATAAAGTCATCAAGGAAGAACCTATGGATGTAGATGATGTGAAAATTGAATCCCCCATAAAAGATGAGGACAGTCATTGTAAGCTGGATATAATCAATGTCAGTGAGGGATTTCATTTAAGGACTTGCTacaaaaggaaagtaaaatcaTCAAAATTAGATGGACTACTTGAGAGGCGAATAAAACAGTTtacactggaagaaaaacaacGACTAGAAAGGATGAAACTGGAGGCTAGTGCTAAAGCTGGAGGCATTCGATCTGTAAGCCCCCCAAAAAACATAGATGAGCTACaaatgagaaaagtaaaagaaggaAGCCAGTTTGACATGTCTTCCCAAAATCAAACCTATATTTCAGATAAGACCCAAACTGAAGATGCAGAACAGGACTGCTTGCCAATCAGCAGCATCTCTTGTTCCAAAACCGGTGAGCTGGATGAACCCTCTTTGCCTTTGACAAACAGGCTATCAAAAAGAGAAGGCCAGCTACTGGATGAAGACTCACGTCAATCCTCTGAAGGTGAAAGCTCCATTCAGAATGATAGTAAAGAAAACAACCCTGAACCTATGACTGCTGATAAGTGTCAAGGACAAGAGGCTCTTGGAGGGTCTGAGAGTTCCTTTGTGGATggcttgaaacaaaaaaatgcagaaggtaGAATCAAATGGGATGTTTCAGAAACCAGCAAAAAacctttgaaacaaaacctaCCTATTTCCAGAGTGTCTCAGCGTGAACGTGAAAACATGGAGCCGGTGGTAACTGAAAGCAGCTGTAGAAAAGATGCTCTGGCCACCCTTGAAAAAACAGATTCAGAAGGAAATTCTGAACATCAGAGCAAAGATCAAGAAAACAATTGTATGCTAAAAAGCCATATTGAACCAATGTCCTCTCAAGAAAgtgaaatggaggaagaaattGCTTCAGTAAAGAGTGAAAGTAAATCTGAAAACAAGGTCGTGTTGCACCAAAAATCAGTTAGTAAAGATCTAGAACCATTTAAAACAGAGctaatttctgaaagaagccTTGAaagtcaaacactggaacacaTGGATGGGGTAGAAGCTGATGAGGATTTACTGAGCTCTAAACTAACTGAGGCTAATGgtcaaaagaaaatggagacaaGGACCATAACCAAATATCTCGATCAGACAAATCTGAATAGTGTTACTGACAAAAGGAATAATAAAGATGAAGAaactgagacagaaaaagaaaaatcagcatttcaaaTGAATGGAAAAGACAGTGATGTTAAAGCATTACCAAATGATGACTGCTCAGTTAAAGATACTTGTGAAACAAAGGCAGGGGGTGATGCCGAACCAAAagttaataatattaataaatccattcaagaacatgaaataaaaccattgACTTTTAAGGAATCTTCAGTAAAACCATTCATGAATGGTGACATCATGGTAGAGGAcacaaaggacaaaaataatgTGGACTCTAAGTCACGGCTGCAGAGTTCACCTGAGCTGGAATCTGGAGAGAGTCTTCAGCCACCAGATGAAGTTCCCAAGTATGtgcagaaaactgaagaaaaacgTCTTTCTCCGGAGAGATCTGCTTTTGGCACTGCctgtaaagaaaataacctGAATAGTGAAACAGAATCCATGGAAACTGAAGCAGTCGAGGAGAAGAAAGTTACTCCATCGCCTGTAACCTCGTGTGAGGAATCTAGCTTGAGTAGTCACTTTGCTGATCAGAATGGTGTACAGACGTATAAAATGGAGAATATTAAtggagaaagtaaaataaaaactgttattACTGAAGTGACAACCACAACATCGACTGTGTCTACAGAATCCAAAACTGTGTATAAAGTTGCAGAGACTGTAGCTTCGAATGATGAGAAAACAACAGTAGTGTCATCTACAGAAAACTGTGCCATATCCACTGTAACTACCACCACTACTGTGACTAAGCTCACCACTCCAGCTACAGACAGTAACGTTGATGTCGTTTCTGTGCAAGAGCATAGTAAAACGGTGGTTACAACAACAGTAACTGATTCACTGACCACCCCAGAAGGCACATTGGTGACTTCCATGACTGTCAGCAAAGAATATTCCACAAAAGACAAAGTGAAGTTAATGAAATTTGCAAGACCCAAAAAAACCCGTTCTGGAACTGCCTTACCATCTTATAGAAAATTTGTTaccaaaagcagtaaaaaaagcatctttgttTTACCCAATGATGACTTGAAAAAGCTGGCCAGGAAAGGAGGGATCAGAGAAGTTCCCTATTTCAATTACAATGCAAAGCCTGCTTTGGATATCTGGCCATATCCATCCCCAAGGCCAACTTTTGGGATCACTTGGAG GTACCGACTTCAAACAGTGAAATCACTGGCTGGAGTGAGCCTCATGCTACGGTTGTTGTGGGCATGTCTCAAATGGGATGATATGGCAGCAAAAGCTCCACCTGGGGGAGGAACTACACGTACAg AAACATCTGAAACTGAAATtacaacaacagaaataatcaAGCGAAGAGATGTTGGTCCGTATGGAATCCGGTCAGAGTACTGtataagaaaaattatttgtccCATTGGTGTGCCAGAGGCTCCAAAAG AAACTCCAACACCCCAGAGGAAGGGACTGCGATCAAGTGCACTAAGGCCAAAAAGGCCAGAAACACCCAAGCAAACGGGCCCTGTTATAATCGAAAGTTGGGTAGCAGAGGAGGAATTGGAACTGTGGGAGATCAGGGCATTTGCTGAAAG ggtggagaaggaaaaggcacaGGCAGTTGAACAACAGGCTAAG AAACGGCTggaacagcagaagcagataCCTACAGTAGGTGTGTCCCCTGCAGTCACTAcatccagcagcactgcaacTACTGTCTCAACACCACAGAAAGTTGTGGTAGGCCCTTTAACGGGCCCAGTCCCCACTGGAACCAAAGTAGTACTTACTACAAAAGTGGGTTCTCCAGCTACAGTAACATTCCAACAGAACAAGAATTTCCATCAGACTTTTGCAACTTGGGTTAAACAAGGCCAATCTTCAACAG CCACTAGCACAGCTGCCACTTCAGCCACAACCATtgccagcacagggcagacCTTCCAGATCTCAGGCAGTCCAGTAACGATGGCAGGGAAAGTGATAACTAAGCTGCCACTCCCTGCAAACAGCAAGATTGTTGCCGTCAATGTGCCATCAACTCAAGGAG gTGTTGTTCAAGTTCAGCAAAAGGTATTGGGTATCATTCCATCAACTACAGGTGCAAGTCAAACATTTACTTCATTCCAGCCAAGGACAGCAACTGTAACCATTAGGCCAAATACCACGGGGACATTAGGAACAACAAGCACTTCACAA GTAGTGCAAGGGACACCGCTTCGCCCTGGTATGACAGTGATACGGACACCACTGCAGCAGTCAACACTTGGGAAGACCATCATTCGAACACCTGTGGTGGTGCAACAAGGTATTCTTCCAGCCA GTCAGACGCAGCAAGTGGTCACTCAGATAATCAGGGGTCAGCCTGTCTCAACAGCAGTTTCTAGTACCAGCACAGCTTCTTCCAGTGCTGGCCAGAAAACAGTCACAAGTTCTGGAACACCACCTCAACAAACACAGCCACAAACCACGCCACAGCCCACTCGCCCTCAGCAGGGACAAGTGAAGCTTACTATGGCCCAGCTCACACAGCTAACACAAGGACAG GGTGGCAGTCAAGGATTAACTGTGGTAATTCAGGGACAAGGTCAAACTACTGGTCAATTACAATTAATCCCTCAGGGTGTGACTGTAATACCTGGTCCAGGACAACAGCTTATGCAAGCAGCTATGCCAAATGGTACAATTCAGAGATTTCTTTTCACCCCACTACCAGCAGCTGCTACTACAGCTAGCACAACTACAACAACAGTTTCTACTTCAACCTCAG CTACAGGGGAGCAGAAGCAAGCTCCACAGGCACAGCCAACATCAGCGCTgccaccagctcagctgcagcctcAGAGTCAGCAGCAAGGCCAGCCTCAAGTACAGAATCAGAGTACTCAGCCCGTGCTGCCGGCCCAGCCGCAGGCTCCTCAGCCAGCGCTTCAGCCTGAAGCTCAGAGCCAGCCTGAAGCTCAGACTGCAGCATCCGCTGACTCTCCAGTCACACCTGAAGCACAGTCATCTAAATCTCCAGTTCAGTCTCCAGCACAGACCCAGGCTCAAGGGCAGTCTCCAGTGCAAGTCCAGAGTCAGCCGCAGACTGCAATCCTTCCACAAGGCCAGTCCCAAGTCCAGCCTCAGCAACCAGCTCAGGTGCAGACTACAACCCAACAACAGATTCAGATGCAGCCCCATGCTCCCATACAAATTCAAGCGCAGCTGCAGCAATCACAACCTCAGGTTCAGACTTCGGTCTCAACCCTTCCAACTACTCAAAGTTTAAATCAGGTTCCTGTGCAATCCCCAACTCGTCCTCAGCTGCAACTTCAGCAGCCTCCAACAAAACTTATTACAGTGCCTCAGCTTCAGCAACAAGTCCAAGTTCTCTCTCAGCTTCAGTCACATGTTGTGGCTCAGATACAAGCCCAACAAGGCAGTGTGCCCCAGCAGATCAAGCTTCAGTTACCTATTCAGATCCAACAAACTAGCCCAGTACAGGCTCACCAGATTCAGAATGTGGTAACAGTTCAAGCAGCTAGTGttcaggagcagctgcagagagttcagcagctcagagagcagcaacagaagaaaaagcagcaacagataGAATTTAAACGTGAGCACACCCTTCAGGCTTCTAATCAAAGTGACATTATCCAGAAACAG GTGGTTATGAAACAGAATGCTGTCATAGAGCACTTGAAACAGAAGAAGACACTGACTcctgcagagagggaagaaaatcagAG aaTGATTGTGTGCAACCAAGTCATGAAATACATTCTGGATAAGattgacaaagaagaaaaacaggcagcTAAGAAACGAAAGCGAGAAGAGAGTGTGGAACAGAAGCGTAGTAAACAGAACGCTACTAAGCTCTCGGCTCTGCTTTTCAAGCATAAAGAACAgctgaaagctgaaatattaaagaaaagagCACTTCTGGACAAAGAACTACAAATTGAAGTGCAG GAGGAGCTAAAGAGAGACTTAtctaaaattaagaaagaaaaagaaaaagcccaggcagctgctgctgctgcagccgccgccgctgctgcagccgctgccgccgccgctgcaCCGCCACCACCGCCgccaccactgccaccaccGCCACCGCAGCAGCACGCAGCCAGcgtcacctcctcctcctccaccacagTCCCAATGCCAGTCTCCTCCCAGAAGAGAAAGcgagaggaggagaaagattCATCAGCGTCCAAgtccaagaaaaagaaaatgatttctACTACctcaaaggaaacaaagaaggaCACAAAGCTTTACTGCATCTGCAAAACGCCTTATGACGAGTCTAA GTTCTATATTGGCTGTGATCTTTGTACTAACTGGTATCATGGAGAATGTGTTGGCATCACAGAAAAGGAGGCTAAGAAAATGGATGTGTACATCTGTAATGATTGTAAACGGGCACAAGAGGGCAGCAGTGAGGAATTGTACTGTATCTGCAGAACACCTTATGATGAGTCACA ATTTTACATTGGCTGCGACCGATGTCAGAACTGGTATCACGGGCGCTGTGTTGGCATTTTACAAAGTGAGGCAGATCTCATTGATGAATACGTGTGTCCACAATGTCAGTCCACAGAAGATGCCATGACTGTGCTCAGTCCACTAACCGATAAAGATTACGAAGGTTTAAGAAGAGTACTACGTTCCTTACAG GCTCACAAGATGGCATGGCCGTTCCTAGAACCAGTAGATCCCAATGATGCACCAGATTATTATGGTGTTATTAAAGAACCAATGG ACCTTGCCACCATGGAGGAGAGGATACTGAAACGTTACTACAAGAAAGTCACGGAGTTTGTGGCAGATATGACCAAAATTTTTGATAACTGTCGTTACTACAATCCAAGTGACTCCCCTTTTTACCAATGTGCAGAAGTTCTTGAATCATTCTTTGTACAGAAACTAAAAGGATTTAAGGCAAGCAG GTCCCATAACAACAAACTGCAGTCTACAGCTTCTTAG